A stretch of the Arthrobacter sp. PAMC 25486 genome encodes the following:
- a CDS encoding rhodanese-like domain-containing protein, translating to MSDIMSVTVSELGADAVILDVREDYEWEAGHVDGALHIPLEQLPERLEELDPDVDVNVICRTGGRSFRATTWLIQNGYSAFNVVGGMGAWFEADKPMVAPNGETPRVL from the coding sequence ATGTCAGACATCATGAGCGTGACCGTCAGCGAACTGGGTGCCGACGCGGTGATTTTGGATGTCCGCGAAGACTACGAATGGGAAGCCGGCCATGTTGACGGGGCCCTGCACATTCCGCTAGAGCAGCTGCCGGAGCGCCTGGAGGAGCTGGATCCAGACGTTGACGTGAACGTCATCTGCCGCACCGGTGGACGCTCTTTCCGTGCCACCACCTGGTTGATCCAAAATGGTTACAGCGCGTTCAACGTTGTTGGCGGCATGGGCGCCTGGTTTGAGGCCGACAAGCCCATGGTCGCCCCCAACGGCGAAACCCCGCGCGTTCTCTAA
- a CDS encoding peptide MFS transporter: MSSPDSPAETAKAPQTPRDTSFFGQPKMLLNLFSVELWERFSFYGMQGILAYYMYYSVTQGGLGIDETTALGIVGAYGGGVYLSTILGAWVADRLMGSEKVLFYSAILIMAGHLSLAFIPGATGLTIGLILIGVGSGGLKANATSLVGTLYSKDDDRRDAGFSIFYMGINIGGLIGPLATGWLQVTYGFHIGFAAAAVGMGFGLLQYGLTRKNLPASAHGVPNPLPRAQYGKFAALAIAGVALIVVAVALKLITAENLKWVIVAVVILATIAYFAVILANKTLTGLERSRVYSFMPLFLASAVFWSLFQQQFTVIALYSDKRLDRSILGWEVPASWVTSINPVFIIILAGVFAAVWTKWGPRQPGTPVKFSAALVVMGLAYLSFIPFAGMAMVPMLAIVFILLLFTVAELMLSPVGLSLATKLAPAAFQTQMVALFFLSVSLGTAMSGVLAQWYDPANETPYFLVVGLVSIGFGVLLFLVKKPVKKLMAGIL, encoded by the coding sequence GTGAGTTCACCAGACAGCCCCGCCGAAACGGCCAAGGCTCCCCAGACACCCCGCGACACATCCTTCTTTGGGCAGCCAAAGATGCTGCTGAACCTCTTCAGCGTCGAGCTGTGGGAACGGTTCTCCTTCTACGGCATGCAGGGCATCCTTGCCTACTACATGTACTACTCCGTCACGCAGGGCGGCCTCGGCATCGACGAGACCACTGCGCTGGGCATTGTCGGCGCGTACGGCGGCGGCGTGTACCTCTCCACCATCCTGGGCGCCTGGGTCGCTGACCGCCTGATGGGTTCGGAAAAGGTGCTGTTCTACAGTGCCATCCTGATCATGGCCGGCCATCTCTCCCTTGCCTTCATTCCCGGCGCCACAGGCCTGACCATCGGCCTGATCCTCATCGGTGTCGGCTCCGGTGGTTTGAAAGCCAACGCCACCTCACTCGTGGGAACCCTGTATTCCAAGGACGACGACCGCCGCGACGCCGGTTTCTCCATCTTCTACATGGGCATCAACATTGGCGGCCTCATCGGCCCGCTGGCCACCGGCTGGCTGCAGGTCACGTACGGCTTCCACATCGGTTTCGCTGCCGCCGCAGTTGGCATGGGCTTCGGCCTGCTCCAGTACGGCCTGACGCGCAAGAACCTGCCCGCATCTGCCCACGGTGTTCCCAACCCGCTTCCCAGGGCGCAGTATGGCAAGTTCGCCGCCCTGGCGATTGCCGGCGTCGCACTCATCGTTGTGGCAGTGGCCCTGAAGCTCATCACCGCCGAAAACCTCAAGTGGGTCATCGTGGCCGTCGTCATTCTGGCCACTATCGCCTACTTTGCCGTCATCCTGGCCAACAAGACCCTGACCGGCCTGGAGCGCAGCCGCGTGTACTCGTTCATGCCGCTGTTCCTGGCGAGCGCCGTGTTCTGGTCGCTGTTTCAGCAGCAGTTCACCGTGATCGCCCTCTACTCCGACAAGCGCCTTGACCGCAGCATCCTCGGCTGGGAGGTGCCCGCCAGCTGGGTTACCTCAATCAACCCCGTCTTCATCATCATCCTGGCCGGCGTTTTTGCCGCAGTGTGGACCAAATGGGGCCCCCGCCAGCCCGGCACGCCCGTGAAATTCTCTGCGGCGCTGGTCGTCATGGGCCTGGCGTACCTGTCCTTCATCCCGTTCGCGGGCATGGCCATGGTGCCGATGCTGGCGATCGTCTTCATCCTGCTGCTGTTCACGGTCGCCGAGCTCATGCTCTCCCCCGTGGGCCTCTCCCTGGCCACCAAGCTTGCCCCGGCCGCGTTCCAGACGCAGATGGTGGCGCTGTTCTTCCTGTCCGTCTCGCTCGGCACGGCCATGTCCGGCGTCCTCGCCCAGTGGTACGACCCCGCCAATGAGACCCCCTACTTCCTCGTGGTGGGCCTGGTCTCCATTGGTTTCGGCGTGCTGCTGTTCCTGGTCAAGAAGCCGGTCAAGAAATTGATGGCAGGCATTCTCTAA
- a CDS encoding DUF4190 domain-containing protein has protein sequence MTNYPQQPGPVQYYGAPTHFQGGTGYAEKSAGPQGLSLASMILGLSSLLFLGWLMLPQIAGIVLGHMGLRKEAPQGQSFAVTGLVTNYLALVIWGALWAFGLFFFAAIMGILEGEFTTYA, from the coding sequence ATGACGAACTACCCGCAGCAACCCGGGCCGGTGCAGTACTACGGGGCGCCCACGCATTTTCAGGGAGGCACGGGCTACGCCGAAAAATCCGCTGGCCCGCAGGGATTGAGCCTGGCCAGCATGATCCTTGGACTCAGTTCCCTGCTTTTCCTTGGTTGGCTGATGCTGCCGCAAATTGCCGGCATCGTTCTGGGCCACATGGGTCTGCGCAAGGAAGCCCCGCAGGGTCAGAGTTTCGCCGTCACCGGCCTGGTCACCAACTATCTGGCGCTCGTGATTTGGGGCGCGTTGTGGGCCTTTGGACTGTTCTTCTTTGCCGCCATCATGGGCATCCTTGAAGGTGAGTTCACCACCTATGCCTAG
- the pgm gene encoding phosphoglucomutase (alpha-D-glucose-1,6-bisphosphate-dependent), with the protein MASRAGTVALPQDLVDITALMDAYFDLTPDLSDPAQRVAFGTSGHRGSSLKSSFNEGHIAAITQAIVEYRAGQGITGPLFMGKDTHALSEPAQNTALEVLAGNGVEVLIDARHAYTPTPAVSHAILSYNKGRANGLADGIVITPSHNPPGDGGFKYNPPHGGPADSDATGWIANRANDLLEDGLRGVRRVPLQEAMAASTTGKFDFLSSYVDDLPSVLDLDAIRAAGVRIGADPMGGASVDYWGEIGERHNLDLTVVNPTVDPQWAFMTLDWDEKIRMDCSSPSAMASLINKLSSGAPYDIATGNDADADRHGIVTPDGGLMNPNHYLAVAIQYLYTHRTQWPATAGVGKTLVSSSIIDRVAADLGRQLVEVPVGFKWFVPGLLSGEGVFGGEESAGASFVKKDGSVWTTDKDGILLALLASEITAVTGKSPSVHYGELTDRFGAPSYARIDAAATREQKAALGKLSAADVSATTLAGETITAKLTEAPGNGAAIGGLKVTTENAWFAARPSGTEDVYKIYAESFKGAEHLAQVQAEAKALVDGVIS; encoded by the coding sequence ATGGCTAGCCGCGCGGGCACTGTTGCCCTTCCCCAAGACCTCGTTGACATCACTGCCCTGATGGACGCTTACTTCGACCTGACCCCGGACCTCAGCGATCCGGCCCAGCGGGTGGCGTTTGGCACTTCCGGGCACCGTGGCTCCTCCTTGAAGTCTTCCTTCAACGAAGGGCACATCGCCGCCATCACGCAGGCCATTGTCGAATACCGTGCCGGGCAGGGCATCACCGGACCATTGTTCATGGGCAAGGACACGCACGCCTTGAGCGAACCCGCCCAGAACACCGCCCTTGAAGTGCTCGCCGGCAACGGCGTGGAAGTGCTGATCGACGCCCGCCACGCCTACACGCCCACACCAGCCGTTTCGCACGCCATCCTCAGCTACAACAAGGGCCGCGCCAACGGGCTTGCGGACGGCATTGTCATCACCCCGTCCCACAACCCGCCCGGCGACGGCGGTTTCAAGTACAACCCGCCGCACGGCGGACCTGCCGATTCCGATGCGACCGGCTGGATCGCCAACCGCGCCAACGACCTCCTCGAGGACGGCCTGCGTGGCGTCCGCCGCGTGCCGTTGCAGGAGGCCATGGCCGCCTCCACCACGGGCAAGTTCGACTTCCTTTCCAGCTACGTAGACGACCTCCCCTCAGTCCTGGACCTTGACGCCATCCGTGCCGCGGGTGTCCGCATCGGTGCCGACCCCATGGGCGGGGCCTCCGTGGACTACTGGGGCGAGATTGGCGAGCGCCACAACCTGGACCTGACAGTGGTCAACCCCACCGTCGACCCACAGTGGGCCTTCATGACCCTCGACTGGGATGAGAAGATCCGCATGGACTGCTCGTCCCCGTCGGCCATGGCATCGCTGATCAACAAGCTCTCTTCCGGGGCACCCTATGACATTGCCACCGGGAACGACGCCGACGCCGACCGCCACGGCATCGTCACCCCCGACGGCGGGCTGATGAACCCCAACCACTACCTGGCCGTTGCCATCCAGTACCTCTACACGCACCGCACGCAGTGGCCCGCCACCGCTGGCGTGGGCAAGACGCTCGTCTCGTCCTCCATCATCGACCGCGTGGCAGCCGACCTTGGCCGCCAGCTCGTTGAGGTGCCGGTGGGGTTCAAGTGGTTCGTGCCCGGCTTGCTCTCCGGCGAGGGCGTGTTTGGCGGCGAGGAATCCGCCGGCGCCTCCTTCGTGAAGAAGGACGGCTCCGTCTGGACCACGGATAAGGACGGCATCCTGCTGGCCCTGCTCGCCTCCGAAATCACAGCCGTCACGGGCAAGTCCCCCTCGGTTCACTACGGCGAGCTGACAGACCGCTTCGGGGCGCCGTCGTACGCGCGCATCGACGCCGCCGCAACCCGCGAACAAAAGGCCGCGCTCGGCAAGCTCTCCGCCGCCGACGTCTCAGCCACGACCCTGGCTGGCGAAACCATCACGGCGAAGCTGACCGAGGCTCCCGGCAACGGTGCGGCAATCGGCGGCCTGAAGGTCACCACCGAGAACGCCTGGTTCGCGGCCCGCCCCTCCGGCACCGAGGACGTGTACAAGATCTACGCCGAATCCTTCAAGGGTGCCGAACACCTGGCGCAGGTCCAGGCCGAGGCCAAGGCCCTCGTGGACGGCGTCATCTCCTAA
- a CDS encoding cation diffusion facilitator family transporter, with protein MSGHNHSHSHAGAPGESHHVRIAVALGITLAVFVFQVIGSIMTGSLALLFDSAHVLTDAGGLAMALLAARLMVRPASSKRTWGFARAEVLAATAQAAVLLAVGLVVLVEGVQRLFNPTEIASNEMIVFGAIGLLGNIVSMFVLMGGRNKNFNMRAAFLEVVNDALGSVAVIVAAIIISTTGWMQADAIVAMLIGALILPRTVKLLLETIHVLLESTPSGLDLDEVREHILGIGHVRSVHDLHASQIATGLPILSAHVVVDDECFHDGHAPQMLDALQSCVAGHFSVSIEHSTFQLEPASHADHELGAHH; from the coding sequence ATGTCTGGTCACAATCACTCCCATTCGCACGCAGGCGCCCCTGGCGAGAGCCACCACGTCCGGATCGCCGTTGCGCTGGGCATCACCCTGGCTGTCTTTGTCTTCCAGGTCATCGGCTCCATCATGACCGGCTCCCTGGCGCTGCTCTTTGACTCGGCCCACGTCCTCACCGATGCCGGCGGACTGGCCATGGCCCTGCTGGCCGCCCGGCTGATGGTCCGCCCCGCCAGCAGCAAGCGCACCTGGGGATTTGCCCGCGCCGAGGTCCTCGCCGCCACAGCGCAGGCCGCAGTGCTTCTCGCCGTCGGGCTTGTCGTGCTGGTGGAAGGCGTCCAGCGGCTGTTCAACCCCACCGAAATCGCCTCCAACGAGATGATTGTTTTTGGCGCGATCGGCCTGCTCGGCAACATTGTGTCCATGTTTGTCCTCATGGGCGGGCGCAACAAGAACTTCAACATGCGCGCTGCATTTCTGGAGGTGGTGAACGACGCGCTGGGTTCGGTGGCCGTGATCGTTGCCGCGATCATCATTTCCACCACGGGCTGGATGCAGGCCGACGCCATCGTGGCCATGCTCATCGGCGCCTTGATCCTGCCGCGCACCGTGAAGCTGCTGCTGGAAACCATCCACGTCCTGCTGGAGTCCACGCCGTCGGGCCTTGACCTGGACGAGGTCCGCGAACACATCCTCGGCATTGGCCACGTACGCAGCGTCCACGACCTGCACGCCAGCCAGATCGCCACCGGGCTGCCCATTCTGTCGGCCCACGTGGTGGTGGACGACGAGTGCTTCCACGACGGCCACGCACCGCAAATGCTTGACGCGCTTCAGAGTTGCGTCGCCGGGCACTTCTCGGTCAGCATCGAGCACTCAACGTTCCAGCTGGAACCGGCCAGTCACGCCGACCACGAACTTGGCGCCCACCACTAA
- a CDS encoding helix-turn-helix transcriptional regulator, with amino-acid sequence MKPISNAAVLARFGYALSDPTRAEILMGLAREPQYPADLAVNLGVSRQSISNHLSCLRECGLAVAIPEGRRSRYELAHPELAHALNDLLGVVLLTSEGHVPHP; translated from the coding sequence ATGAAGCCCATTAGCAACGCAGCAGTTCTGGCCCGCTTCGGCTATGCACTTTCGGACCCCACCAGGGCGGAGATTCTCATGGGCCTGGCCAGGGAACCGCAGTATCCCGCGGATCTTGCCGTCAATTTGGGCGTTTCCCGGCAAAGTATCTCCAACCACCTCTCCTGCCTGCGAGAATGCGGACTGGCCGTTGCCATCCCGGAGGGCCGCCGGTCGCGGTATGAATTAGCCCATCCCGAGCTGGCCCACGCACTCAACGACCTGCTCGGCGTCGTGCTGCTGACCAGCGAAGGCCACGTCCCGCACCCGTGA
- a CDS encoding uracil-xanthine permease family protein produces MSLLGTKWSVHGDGKTIAPGEVVSPDERLSWPRTIGIGLQHVVAMFGATFLVPLITGMPPATTLFFSGIGTLLFLVMTRGRVPSYLGSSFAFIAPIMASQQQFGVAGALGGVVVAGVTLAVLGLIVQKFGASWINRLMPAPVTGTIVALIGLNLAPSAKSNFEKAPITALVTLLVIILVSVLFRGILGRLAILVGVVVGYFVAMLRGEVDFSKIDQAAWIGLPHFQTPTFHFAVLGLFIPVVLVLVAENIGHVKSVALMTGEDLDPYAGRAIMADGVATTLAGFGGGSGTTTYAENIGVMAATKVYSTAAYYVAGIAALVLSFSPKFGELIATVPVGVLGGAATLLYGMIGVLGVRIWVQNKVSFSNNINLTTAAVALIIGIANFTWTAGSLTFEGIALGTAAALIIYHGMSALAKWRGTATNPLDPDESPAEVALSKS; encoded by the coding sequence ATGAGTTTGCTGGGCACTAAATGGAGCGTTCACGGCGATGGCAAGACCATCGCGCCGGGAGAGGTTGTCTCCCCCGACGAGCGGCTGAGCTGGCCCCGGACCATCGGCATCGGCCTGCAGCATGTGGTCGCCATGTTCGGCGCAACGTTCCTGGTCCCCCTGATCACCGGCATGCCGCCGGCCACAACGCTGTTCTTCTCCGGCATCGGCACCCTGCTGTTCCTGGTCATGACGCGCGGCCGCGTGCCCAGCTACCTGGGTTCCAGCTTTGCGTTCATCGCCCCGATCATGGCCTCGCAGCAGCAGTTCGGCGTGGCCGGGGCGCTCGGCGGCGTGGTCGTTGCCGGCGTGACACTGGCCGTTTTGGGCCTGATCGTGCAGAAGTTCGGCGCCTCGTGGATCAACCGGCTCATGCCGGCCCCGGTGACCGGAACCATCGTGGCGCTGATCGGGCTGAACCTGGCCCCGTCGGCCAAGTCCAACTTTGAGAAGGCGCCCATCACGGCGCTGGTCACGCTGCTGGTCATCATCCTGGTCAGCGTGCTGTTCCGCGGCATCCTGGGCCGCCTGGCCATCCTGGTCGGCGTGGTGGTTGGCTACTTCGTGGCCATGCTGCGCGGCGAGGTGGACTTCTCTAAAATCGACCAAGCCGCCTGGATCGGCCTGCCGCACTTCCAGACCCCCACATTTCACTTTGCCGTGCTGGGCCTGTTCATCCCCGTGGTCCTGGTACTGGTCGCCGAGAACATTGGCCACGTGAAGTCGGTGGCACTCATGACCGGCGAGGATCTTGACCCGTACGCCGGGCGGGCCATCATGGCCGACGGCGTCGCCACCACCCTGGCCGGCTTCGGCGGCGGCTCCGGCACCACCACCTACGCGGAAAACATTGGCGTCATGGCCGCCACCAAGGTGTACTCCACAGCCGCCTACTACGTGGCCGGCATCGCGGCCCTGGTCCTGAGTTTCTCCCCCAAGTTCGGTGAGCTGATCGCCACCGTCCCCGTCGGCGTCCTCGGCGGCGCCGCCACCCTGCTCTACGGCATGATCGGCGTGCTCGGTGTGCGCATCTGGGTGCAGAACAAGGTCAGCTTCTCCAACAACATCAACCTGACCACGGCGGCCGTCGCACTGATCATCGGCATCGCCAACTTCACCTGGACCGCCGGCAGCCTCACGTTCGAGGGCATCGCCCTGGGCACCGCCGCCGCTCTGATCATTTACCACGGCATGAGCGCCCTGGCGAAGTGGCGCGGCACGGCCACGAACCCCCTCGATCCCGACGAGTCCCCCGCCGAGGTTGCTCTCAGCAAGTCCTAA